A genome region from Triticum aestivum cultivar Chinese Spring chromosome 2B, IWGSC CS RefSeq v2.1, whole genome shotgun sequence includes the following:
- the LOC123043221 gene encoding probable carbohydrate esterase At4g34215 — protein MKPPARRPLLGALAAAAFFSCLLLLAPPPRHLFPSSTSSSPARAPTSPYARRPKLLFLLAGQSNMAGRGAPTSPLPAPYLPHPRLLRLAADRRWVAAAPPLHADIDTHKTCGLGPAMPFAHRLLLSSSPSSPSSLPAPSAASDPADPLVLGLVPCAVGGTRIWMWARGQPLYEAAVARARAAVAGGGGALGAVLWFQGESDTVEVDDARAYGGRMERLVADLREDLGSPNLLVIQVGLESGEGNYTDIVRDAQKSINLPNVILVDAMGLPLSDDQLHLSTEAQLRLGEMLAQAFLEFESSRDRKL, from the exons ATGAAGCCGCCGGCGCGGCGGCCGCTGCTGggcgcgctggcggcggcggcgttctTCTCCTGCCTGctgctcctcgcgccgccgccccgccacctcttcccctcctccacctcctcctcccccgcccgcGCCCCGACCTCGCCCTACGCGCGCCGCCCCAAGCTGCTCTTCCTCCTGGCCGGCCAGTCCAACATGGCCGGCCGGGGCGCGCCCACCTCGCCCCTCCCCGCCCCCTACCTCCCCCAcccccgcctcctccgcctcgccgccgaccgccgctgggtcgccgccgccccgccgctccaCGCCGACATCGACACCCACAAGACCTGCGGCCTCGGCCCCGCCATGCCCTTCGCgcaccgcctcctcctctcctcctccccctcctcgccctcctccctccccgcgccctccgccgcctccGACCCCGCCGACCCGCTGGTGCTCGGACTCGTCCCCTGCGCGGTCGGCGGCACCAGGATCTGGATGTGGGCTAGGGGCCAGCCGCTGTACGAGGCCGCCGTCGCCAGGGCGCGCGCCgccgtggcgggcggcggcggggcgctcggCGCCGTCCTGTGGTTCCAGGGCGAGAGCGACACCGTCGAGGTCGACGACGCACGCGCCTACGGCGGCAGGATGGAGCGCCTCGTCGCCGATCTCAGGGAGGATCTCGGCTCGCCCAATCTGCTCGTCATCCAG GTTGGTCTTGAATCAGGGGAGGGGAATTACACCGACATCGTAAGAGATGCTCAGAAAAGTATCAATCTTCCCAATGTGATTCTTGTCGATGCCATGGGCCTGCCACTCAGCGACGATCAGCTGCACCTCTCCACAGAAGCTCAACTCCGGCTCGGTGAAATGTTGGCGCAAGCCTTTCTAGAATTCGAGTCATCCAGAGATCGCAAGCTATAG